A single region of the Manihot esculenta cultivar AM560-2 chromosome 12, M.esculenta_v8, whole genome shotgun sequence genome encodes:
- the LOC110628214 gene encoding prostatic spermine-binding protein gives MEANYGPVTVTPCNGALTCAGEAVASLLVSALVKSQLSAQDPIEFLMTNKPRMKGDDTQGHAKPVDAGGDDPNGDDDDDDDEGDGGFGEGEEELSSDDGGDNGKNTNNNKSNSKKGPDGGAGGPEENGEEEEDDDEEDGEGEDQDDDDDDDDDDDDDDDGGEEEEEDAEEVEDDEGEEDEDEEALQPPKKRKK, from the exons ATGGAGGCCAACTACGGTCCAGTGACAGTTACGCCATGTAACGGTGCACTAACGTGCGCCGGCGAGGCAGTAGCTAGTTTGCTAGTTTCGGCATTGGTCAAATCCCAGCTATCAGCTCAG GATCCAATTGAATTCCTGATGACTAACAAACCTAGAATGAAAGGAGATGACACACAAGGCCATGCCAAGCCAGTTGATGCAGGTGGAGATGACCCCAACGGAGACGATGACGATGACGATGATGAAGGAGATGGTGGATTTGGAGAAGGGGAAGAGGAACTATCATCTGATGATGGAGGGGACAATGGCAAAAACACCAATAACAACAAGAGCAACTCGAAGAAGGGTCCAGATGGTGGAGCAGGTGGTCCTGAAGAGaatggagaagaggaagaagatgatgatgaagaagacgGTGAAGGTGAAGATCAAGACGACGATGACGATGATGACGACGACGATGACGACGATGATGATGGTGgggaggaagaggaggaagatGCTGAGGAAGTAGaggatgatgaaggagaagaggaTGAAGATGAGGAAGCCCTCCAGCCAccaaagaagaggaagaagtga